CGTTTCATGGATGCAAAGATAAAAAAGAaccaacaaaaaaagaaactcaATGATCAGAAAGTGCAGGAGATGGTCAGCTCTGCTAGAGCCGCTTCTCTAGATTAGATCTGTGTTTTCTTAGCCAGCGCTTCTGCTTCCTGTGAAGAAACACATAGAAACCCATGGAATCAGTTCCAAAGAGCAGTGAGAGTCTGTTCACTCCAGCAGAAGACAGACTAGAGCGTGTGTGTGTCCATCAGACGGACATTAGCACTACATTCCTACAGCGGACACATACGGGACACACGCTGGGAATAAATGAGTCTTTATGTCCGTCAGACACCTACCTTTGAGCCTGGAGGAGCCGTCAAGCCCAGGAACGCATACACAGCATTGTCCTCACGGGCACAGAAGAACGCCTCGTAGTTCTGGAGCACACAACACATTATTTAGAGAGAAGATGGCAACAGAAAGCTCTGCTCAAGTCTTACAGTTTTTGACTTGGTTTGATCAAAACACAAGACACCagttaaaatgataaaatggtCAAATTACCTGTGCAGAAATGTGTCCTGCTTTGCATTGAAACAGATGGAAATAGATTCAGTTTAATTGCTTTTAAAGCATCAATGTAAACTGTGAACTTCTTGATCTATGTTGGGTAAACATCCTTATAATCATATAGGGAATATTCTGCCTTAAatctgttaaaggaatagttcaagtAGAAAATACAGTTCTATCATAATTTACTTTGGCTCATGTCTTTCTAAACTCGTATGGCTTTCTTTTTACTGAGAAATACAACAGAAGATATTATGATTATAGAATGTTTCAGTTGTTTATGTTCACATTATTAAAGTCAGTGGGACCCGAACTTTCATACTCTAAATGATGACCACAATTTTATTTCACATTATGATTCATTTTATGTTATGGTACTTATATTTAtcatattttcttttttgtaattgtattttattttgttattgaaCATAAGAATAAAGAagcatattacaaaaataaaatggctAAATATGGTAAATGACATAAACAGTACTTTTTGGGTAGTTCTGTCTAACAGTATTCTGTTATAAAATTCCACAGAAATGTAATaatctaatttaaaaataaaactgcatagtctaaacgtctcaggttacgtatgtaaccttggttccctgagggaacgagatgctgcgtcatcaacgctatggggaacaccattggcgggccgcactctgagtcatagtctatAAACCAATCAGAAGACGGGAGTGATGTCACCagcgcggtgacgtcactcccatcTTCTGATTGGTTTatagactatgactcagagtgcggcccgccaatggcgttccccatagcgttgatgacgcaaCGAGAGTTCCCGAATGGGAACTGTGTGAATTAAATACACATTGATCCTTATGAAAGCTATGATGTTATTCACTCAAGAGCAGAGTGTAATTTTCtcttgttttaatattatttaattaaaacaggAACTAAAACAGTGTTGTAGAGAAAGTGTAGAAAGAGATGCTGCAGTAATGTAGAGAAAAGTATGAGAAAAAGAAGGTGTTTTTTTACTAGTGACAATGTATTCTAATTCATAAAACAGGCACTTTTACAAACACAGTTTACTGCAGTAGGTGTATATAAGGCTGCTTTAGGACTTAATTCACAGATTCAATCTGCTTTGTAAATCGAGATGTATACAATGTTTCCAGCTGCGCTCTTCTACTCTGATTCAAGTGTGCCTTCAAACTGAGCTAAAATCTttacactacactgtaaaaagttttcaccagtttcaacttaaaaacctaagttttgcagctgccttaagattttaagttaaatcaactcatttttattgtaatatgttaaaatgacttgtagttttaagctgattttccttcaaatcttaaggcagctcctgaacttaggtttttaagttgaatctggtgaaaactttttacagtgtacagtctCTGGGCTCATGTACCACACACCAATATGTTAATGATTGAGAAAAGATGAATCACTACATGGCCAACTAAGATGTTTGGTAAGATGATGGACAAGAACCAGTGATGTCTGACATGACTTTACTTTTGAGAATTATTTGGATGTTTTAGTTTGATTTGAAagtaaataaatgcttaaatatcAATCTAGGCTGTGTTTCTCAACAGCATTGTGAGTAATGTTGTTTGCAACAGTTTACCACCTTCTTACACTTAAGTTGTTTTTGAGAATGAGAGCTACTACCCAGCACATATATGTCTGTCAGGAATACACACCCCACAGTATCTGTCCTCGTTGAAGATCTGAGGAGGTAGAGGGTTCCCTGTGGTGGGCCGGAAATCATCGGGAACGTGTTCTCGCATCCACTTCCTGTTGTCTTCATCAGCTGCGATGTCACATTCCTCAAACTCAATCTTATTGGCTGCCAAGAAGCCCATGACATCCTGCTGCTGCTTCTTGATCTGAGGGAAACAGAAGATTACAGCGATACAGATTACATTCAGTGATTCAGAAGTCTATGCAGACCATACTGGGAATCATTTCTCATTGCTTtcagacaaaatgcatgcaatGAGCAAATTATTCAAAATCCAC
The sequence above is drawn from the Garra rufa unplaced genomic scaffold, GarRuf1.0 hap1_unplaced_314, whole genome shotgun sequence genome and encodes:
- the LOC141317101 gene encoding adapter SH3BGRL-like, coding for MVIKVYIASSSGSTSIKKQQQDVMGFLAANKIEFEECDIAADEDNRKWMREHVPDDFRPTTGNPLPPQIFNEDRYCGNYEAFFCAREDNAVYAFLGLTAPPGSKEAEALAKKTQI